The Mesoterricola silvestris sequence TCCGACGGCACGGTCACGGGCGGCCCCGCCCCGCGGCCCCTTCCCTGGTACAAGATCACGCTGGCCCCCAACGGCGAGATCGAAGTGGACAAGGACACCGAGATCACCCCCGGGAGCTACCTGACCCTATGAGCAAAGAGACGGCAAGCCCCTCCCTCCTGACCGCGGTCAAGGAACTGCCCGGGAACGTGTGGAAGTCCCTCTTCCGCAATCCCCTGCCCACCAACGACCTGGAGCGTTCCAGCACCAGCTTCACGAACTTCTTCCTGCACATCCACCCCGTGAAGGTGCACAAGAACACGCTCCGGCCTTCCTACACCCTGGGCCTCGGCCTGATATCGTTCTTCCTCTTCATGATCCTGGTCGTCACCGGGATCCTGCTGATGTTCTACTACGTGCCCAGCACGACCCAGGCCTACGACCGCATGCTGGACCTGCGGGGCAGCGTGGCCTTCGGCACCATCCTGCGCAACATGCACCGGTGGTCCGCCCACGGCATGGTCGCGGTGGTGGTCATGCACCTGTGCCGGGTGTTCCTCACGGGCTCGTACAAGAAGCCGCGGGAGTTCAACTGGGTGCTGGGCGTCGTGCTGCTTCTGCTGACCCTGCTCATGAGCTTCACGGGCTACCTGCTGCCCTGGGACCAGCTGGCCTTCTGGGCCATCACCGTGGGCACCGCCATCGCCGGCTACGCGCCCATCGTGGGCAAGGACATCCAGTTCCTGCTCATGGGCGGCTCCACCGTGGGCCAGGAGGCGCTGCTGCGCTTCTACGTGCTCCACGTCGCGGTGCTCCCCGCCGTGCTGACGCTCTCCATCGCCATCCACTTCTGGCGCATCCGCAAGGACGGCGGCCTCTCCCGGCCCGCCGACGCCGATCCCACCCCCCCCATGGAAATGGCCGGCTCCGCCGCGGACCCCAGGCCCTCCACCCTGGACGGGAAGAAGACCTACGGCCTGCAGGGCCTGGTGCGCGGGCCCCTCACCAAGGTCAACAACATCCCCGACAACACCGTCTTCTCCTGGCCGAACCTCTTCATGTCCGAGCTGTTCGTGTTCGTCATGACCCTGGCGGTGGTCCTGGTGCTTGCGCTGCTGTTCAACGCGCCCCTGGAGGAGCCGGTGAACGTCATGCATCCGCCCAATCCGGCCAAGGCGCCCTGGTACTTCCTGGGCCTGCAGGAAATGGTCTCCTACTCCGCCTTCTGGGGCGGCATCGGGGTCCCGGGCATCTTCGTGGGGCTGCTGCTGCTGACGCCCTACCTGGACCGCTCCCCCAAGGGGGTGGGCAAGTGGTTCTCCCGGGACCGGCTCCTGGCCAACACGATCTTCCTGACCTTCCTGTTGGCGAACGTCATCTTCGTCATCATCGGCACGTTCTTCCGCGGTCCCAACTGGGCCTTCGTTACCCCTTGGTGAGGTCCAAACCATGAGATTCGCACTCGCCGTCGGAACGTTCCTGATCCTCGTGATCCACGGGGTCATCCTCTACAACCAGTTCAGCCACAAATGGGAAGTGCACCAGATCGCCTACTTCAACCAGGCCAAGGCCATGGCCAAGGGCGACGCGGAACGGGCCTCCCTGGAGGCGCGGAGCCCGCGCATCGAGCAGACCGTGGTGGCCGACTTCGGGGAGACCCGGGTGGACCGCTGCATCACCTGCCACATCGCGGCCGACGATCCCCGGTTCGCCACCTACCAGCAGCCCCTGAAGACCCACCCCTATTCCACCGCCATGGGCGATGTGCAGAAGAACGGCAAGTGGGAGCGCCGGCACAAGTTCAGCGAGTTCGGCTGCACCGTGTGCCACGACGGGCAGGGCCGGGGCCTCAGCCCCCGGGACGCCCACGGGGAGGACGAGTACTGGCCCGACCCCCTCCTGGGCGCGGCCACCCAGGAGAACTGGCGCAAGGATTTCGTGCCCATGCTCAGGGGCAAGGAGTACCTGGAGGCCAACTGCGCCCAGTGCCACACCGGCGCCTCCTTCAGCGGCACCCCCACCGTGCGCAGGGGCATGGAGCTCTTCTACGCCAGCAACTGCTACGGCTGCCACCGCATCGAGGGCCTCTCGGACGGCACCATCGGGCCGGACCTCACCGAGGTGGGCCGCAAGTTCAAGATCGACTACATCTATGCCCGCATCAAGGATCCCAAGTCCATCCTGGCCACCTCCATCATGCCCCGGTTCAACATGCTCTCCGATCCGGACATCAAGGCCCTGGTGGTCTTCCTGAAGAGCCGCAAGGGCAAGAACTTCTCCGAGACCGAAATGGACCGCTACCGCCTGCGCGCCACCGGCGGCGCGGAACTGGTGCAGGCCCACATCAAGCCCGTGGCCATCAACCCCGCGCAGATGGCCAAGCAGGGCGAGCAGCTGGTCCTGGACCGGGCCTGCACGGCCTGCCACAAGCTGGGCGCCAAGGACGGCGCCATCGCGCCCGACCTCAGTTTCGAAGGGCTCCTCAAGACGCCCGCTTGGCTGGAAGCGCACTTCCGCAATCCACGCTCCACCATGGCCGATTCCATCATGCCGGCCTTCCGGTTCACCGAGGACGAGTTCAAGGCCATGACGGCCTACCTCTCCGGGCTCAAGGCCGCCCCGGCCCTGCCCAGCCCCGAGGCCACCTACAAGGCGCTCTGCCTTCGCTGCCACGGGGACAAGGGCAACGGCCTGGGCCCCATCGCCGAGCACCTGGATCCCTCGCCCCGGGACTTCACCAAGGCGGCCTTCATGAACTCCAAGCCCATGGACCGCCTCGTGGCCTCCGTGCGCAAGGGCGTGGAGGGCACCTCCATGCCGGCCTGGGAAAAGCTGCTGGACGAGAACCAGGCCAAGGCCGTGCTGGGCTACATCCAGACCGCCTTCGTCAAGGAGCCCCGGCAGGAGCCCAAGGCCCGCGCCGTCCCCGCCGTCAACCCGGTGGCCTCCAGCCCCGAATCCATCGCCCGGGGCGAAGCCACCTTCCTGAACCGGTGCACCGGCTGCCACGGCCGCAAGGGCGACGGCAAGGGCCCCAACGCCCTGGACATCCTTCCCAAGCCCCGGAACCTGCGCAACAACCTCTTCATGGCCGGCGTGGGCGACCCGCGGCTCTTCGAATCCATCCTCTACGGCGTCCAGGGCACCGCGATGCCCTCCTGGATCGATTACGGTCTCAGCAACAACGATGTGGGCGATCTCGTCAACTTCCTCAGGAACTTCAATCCCAAACCCAAGGGGGGCCAGAATGCAGGAACAATTTAGCCGCGCGGAATCCGGGGGCGCCGCTCCGGGGGCCATCATCCACGAGGACACCACGGTCAAGTGGTTCGTGGTGAGCTCCATCAGCTACTTCTTCATCGTGGGGATCATCGCCCTGGTCATCGCCGCCAAGTTCGTGTGGCCCGACCTCATGGGCACCACCCCCTGGCTCACCTACGGCCGGCTCCGACCCCTGCACGTCAACGGCATGCTCTTCGGGTGGCTCCTGGCCGCCGACATGGGGCTGACCTTCTACATCGTGCCGCGCCTGTGCGGCGTGAAGATCTGGAGCGAGAAGCTCGGCGTCGCCACCGGCATCCTCTGGAACGTCATCATCCTCGGCGCCGTGGTGAGCCTGCTCCTGGGCCGCAACAAGGGCTTCGAGTACGGCGAGCTGGAGATGAGCCTGAGCGTCCTGGTGGTGGTGGCCTGGCTCATGTTCACCGCCAACATCCTCATGACGGTCTTCCAGCGGAAGTACCAGGCGATGTACGTCTCCATCTGGTACTTCATGGGCTGCCTCCTGTGGACGGCCTTCGTCTACCTCACCGGCAACTTCGCCACCCTGCTGGCCACGGGCGTCAACCAGGCCAACCTGAACTGGATGTACGTGCACAACGCCGTGGGCCTCATCTTCACCCCCGTGGGCCTGGG is a genomic window containing:
- a CDS encoding cytochrome b N-terminal domain-containing protein gives rise to the protein MSKETASPSLLTAVKELPGNVWKSLFRNPLPTNDLERSSTSFTNFFLHIHPVKVHKNTLRPSYTLGLGLISFFLFMILVVTGILLMFYYVPSTTQAYDRMLDLRGSVAFGTILRNMHRWSAHGMVAVVVMHLCRVFLTGSYKKPREFNWVLGVVLLLLTLLMSFTGYLLPWDQLAFWAITVGTAIAGYAPIVGKDIQFLLMGGSTVGQEALLRFYVLHVAVLPAVLTLSIAIHFWRIRKDGGLSRPADADPTPPMEMAGSAADPRPSTLDGKKTYGLQGLVRGPLTKVNNIPDNTVFSWPNLFMSELFVFVMTLAVVLVLALLFNAPLEEPVNVMHPPNPAKAPWYFLGLQEMVSYSAFWGGIGVPGIFVGLLLLTPYLDRSPKGVGKWFSRDRLLANTIFLTFLLANVIFVIIGTFFRGPNWAFVTPW
- a CDS encoding c-type cytochrome, translating into MRFALAVGTFLILVIHGVILYNQFSHKWEVHQIAYFNQAKAMAKGDAERASLEARSPRIEQTVVADFGETRVDRCITCHIAADDPRFATYQQPLKTHPYSTAMGDVQKNGKWERRHKFSEFGCTVCHDGQGRGLSPRDAHGEDEYWPDPLLGAATQENWRKDFVPMLRGKEYLEANCAQCHTGASFSGTPTVRRGMELFYASNCYGCHRIEGLSDGTIGPDLTEVGRKFKIDYIYARIKDPKSILATSIMPRFNMLSDPDIKALVVFLKSRKGKNFSETEMDRYRLRATGGAELVQAHIKPVAINPAQMAKQGEQLVLDRACTACHKLGAKDGAIAPDLSFEGLLKTPAWLEAHFRNPRSTMADSIMPAFRFTEDEFKAMTAYLSGLKAAPALPSPEATYKALCLRCHGDKGNGLGPIAEHLDPSPRDFTKAAFMNSKPMDRLVASVRKGVEGTSMPAWEKLLDENQAKAVLGYIQTAFVKEPRQEPKARAVPAVNPVASSPESIARGEATFLNRCTGCHGRKGDGKGPNALDILPKPRNLRNNLFMAGVGDPRLFESILYGVQGTAMPSWIDYGLSNNDVGDLVNFLRNFNPKPKGGQNAGTI